In a genomic window of Anoxybacter fermentans:
- a CDS encoding polysaccharide deacetylase family protein, producing MNIFFTSRRAAGVITVLVLMLTFLLGMLAGDVRERIISVTTKRLVPIYKVDTPEKKIAITIDGVWGAEKTSRILDIFDKYNVKITFFFGGYWLEKYPDMVREIDKRGHEIGNHTYTHPHCNSLAPEQLRQELEKTSLLIQDLTGKWPRFFRPPFGEYNNTVIRVAEEENYQVIQWSIDSLDWKEPGVHFIVKRVLEKAGPGEIVLMHNNGKHTADALEIIVPRLIEMGYKIVPLSELVYKDNYYIESHSGIQKRILSPRERK from the coding sequence ATGAATATTTTTTTTACTTCCAGGCGGGCTGCCGGTGTAATTACAGTTTTGGTGCTGATGTTAACTTTTCTTTTGGGAATGTTGGCTGGAGATGTAAGGGAAAGAATAATCAGTGTTACGACCAAACGGTTGGTTCCCATTTATAAAGTAGATACTCCGGAGAAAAAGATAGCTATTACCATCGATGGGGTCTGGGGAGCTGAAAAAACGTCTCGAATTTTAGATATTTTTGATAAATATAATGTAAAGATTACTTTCTTTTTTGGGGGATATTGGTTAGAAAAATATCCTGATATGGTAAGAGAGATAGATAAACGCGGTCATGAGATCGGTAATCATACTTATACTCATCCCCACTGTAATTCATTAGCTCCTGAGCAATTGAGACAGGAGTTGGAAAAGACTTCTTTATTAATTCAGGATCTTACGGGTAAATGGCCACGCTTTTTCAGACCACCTTTTGGTGAGTATAATAATACAGTTATCAGGGTTGCTGAGGAAGAAAATTATCAGGTTATACAGTGGAGTATTGATTCATTAGATTGGAAAGAACCAGGAGTTCACTTTATTGTTAAAAGGGTTTTGGAAAAAGCTGGGCCAGGTGAGATTGTATTAATGCATAATAATGGTAAGCATACTGCAGATGCTCTGGAGATTATAGTACCCAGATTAATAGAGATGGGGTATAAAATTGTTCCATTATCGGAACTGGTCTATAAGGATAATTATTATATCGAAAGTCATTCGGGAATCCAAAAACGGATTTTAAGCCCCAGGGAGAGGAAATAA
- the dut gene encoding dUTP diphosphatase: MQVKIKKLSEKIGKEFKAPTYATKGSAGCDLVACIDKPITLKPGEIMKIPTGIAIQIPSPAYAGFIFPRSGLSSKHGINLVNCVGVIDSDYTGEIICPVQNNGSEPYIIEPGERIAQLVIMPIVQVDFVWVEELDETERGAGGFGSTGKK; this comes from the coding sequence ATGCAAGTTAAAATTAAAAAGCTATCAGAAAAGATCGGAAAAGAGTTTAAAGCGCCTACATATGCCACAAAAGGGTCTGCTGGATGTGATCTGGTAGCATGTATTGATAAACCCATTACTTTAAAACCCGGTGAGATTATGAAGATTCCGACTGGAATTGCGATTCAGATTCCATCTCCAGCATACGCCGGATTTATTTTTCCACGGAGCGGATTGTCCAGTAAACACGGAATTAATCTGGTCAATTGTGTGGGGGTGATTGATAGTGACTATACCGGGGAGATTATCTGCCCGGTACAGAACAATGGATCTGAACCTTATATTATTGAGCCCGGGGAACGGATTGCTCAGTTAGTAATAATGCCTATTGTCCAGGTTGATTTTGTCTGGGTAGAAGAGCTGGACGAGACTGAACGGGGTGCAGGTGGTTTTGGATCTACCGGGAAAAAATAA
- a CDS encoding GGDEF domain-containing protein, translating into MSRERPKIICEVRDQKYLDGLTSIYNRKFFNDYLRQALTQAMEEAIPFTLLLIDIDDFAHYNEMNGYDRGDQALQQIGYLLKRNLRKGDFAIRYDEEEFLVVLIGANKNDSFRVAERLRKLIEEHDFPGEQIQPGGKLTVSIGLASYPDDGKSLAFLIKRADTALYQAKQKMKNRVEIFTF; encoded by the coding sequence ATGAGCAGAGAGAGGCCAAAAATTATTTGTGAGGTCCGGGATCAAAAATATTTAGATGGTCTTACCTCTATTTATAACCGTAAATTTTTTAATGATTATTTAAGGCAGGCTCTTACCCAGGCAATGGAAGAAGCTATTCCTTTTACACTGCTTTTGATTGATATTGATGATTTTGCACATTATAATGAAATGAACGGTTATGACCGGGGAGATCAGGCCTTACAGCAGATTGGATATTTACTTAAACGGAATCTCCGTAAAGGAGATTTTGCTATCCGGTATGATGAGGAAGAATTTTTGGTAGTTTTAATTGGAGCAAATAAAAATGATTCTTTTCGGGTGGCAGAACGACTTAGGAAATTAATTGAAGAACATGATTTTCCCGGTGAGCAGATTCAACCCGGTGGCAAACTTACGGTATCAATTGGGCTAGCATCCTATCCGGATGATGGAAAAAGCCTTGCCTTTTTGATAAAACGAGCTGATACTGCGCTATACCAGGCCAAACAAAAGATGAAAAACCGTGTTGAAATCTTTACATTCTAA
- a CDS encoding deoxyribonuclease IV, producing the protein MRVGAHVSIAGGIDKAPERAHQLGCDCLQIFSKNPRGWKVRELSENEANKTQEKLKEFGLDPMVVHITYLINLASPKADLYEKSLNGLITDLIRSGMLGAKYLVLHPGKYTGSSLKDGIKRITESINIAFDKVQNDVILLLENVAGAGTEIGKTFEELKEIMDLIEDRSRIGICFDTCHGFAAGYDIRTEETVDKVFTDLDQVIGIDKLKVIHANDAKGGLGSNLDRHEHIGFGAIGEAGFKAMIHHPMVLKYDIPFILETPLDEKGDFETNIKKMRELAK; encoded by the coding sequence ATGCGAGTTGGTGCGCATGTTTCAATTGCCGGAGGGATAGATAAGGCCCCTGAACGGGCTCATCAACTTGGTTGTGATTGCTTACAGATCTTTTCGAAAAATCCTCGCGGCTGGAAGGTGCGGGAATTGTCAGAGAATGAAGCAAATAAAACCCAGGAGAAGCTTAAGGAGTTTGGGTTGGACCCAATGGTGGTTCATATCACTTACCTTATTAATCTTGCTTCTCCTAAAGCTGATTTATATGAAAAATCCCTGAATGGTTTAATTACTGATCTTATACGATCTGGGATGTTAGGAGCTAAGTATCTGGTCTTACATCCAGGTAAATATACTGGAAGTAGTTTAAAAGATGGAATCAAAAGAATTACCGAATCCATTAATATTGCCTTTGATAAAGTACAAAATGATGTAATCCTTTTGTTAGAGAATGTGGCAGGAGCCGGGACAGAAATAGGTAAAACATTTGAGGAATTGAAAGAGATAATGGATCTTATAGAAGATCGGAGCCGGATTGGTATTTGTTTTGATACCTGTCACGGTTTTGCAGCAGGTTATGATATTAGAACTGAAGAGACAGTAGATAAAGTTTTTACTGATTTAGATCAGGTGATTGGAATTGATAAGTTAAAGGTGATCCACGCCAATGATGCAAAAGGGGGACTGGGTTCTAATCTGGACCGCCATGAACATATCGGATTTGGTGCTATTGGTGAAGCAGGGTTTAAAGCTATGATTCATCATCCGATGGTACTTAAATATGATATTCCTTTTATACTTGAAACACCCCTTGATGAAAAAGGTGATTTTGAGACAAATATTAAAAAGATGAGAGAATTGGCGAAGTAA
- a CDS encoding VanW family protein, producing MIRNKFLSLFKNSSFYILFSLILIFFVLVLIGYWYRSYYGIPKGVWLGEKKIGGLYPDEVRNLLLQAADDFVRWPEPARLDNKGNVTHEVWGRILDLSATMELIESAKEGDVIEPVFCSIYPLLLSSEILALTRLLGVYHTFVGGTEDRYHNIKLAGSLINFTLLMPNEVFSFNQKVGEPTPERGFKRAPIIIKDKMVLGYGGGICQVSSTLYNAALQANLKIIERHTHSKKVNYVPPGKDATVAYDYLDLKFINSLEYPILIRVWLRGNKLIIGIYGREV from the coding sequence ATGATTCGAAATAAATTTTTGAGTTTATTTAAAAACAGTTCTTTTTATATCCTATTTTCACTCATTCTTATATTTTTTGTTCTGGTTTTAATCGGATACTGGTATCGAAGTTATTATGGAATTCCTAAAGGAGTCTGGTTAGGGGAAAAGAAGATTGGCGGACTATATCCAGATGAGGTTCGAAATTTACTTTTACAGGCAGCGGATGATTTTGTCCGCTGGCCTGAACCGGCCAGGTTAGATAATAAAGGAAATGTGACCCATGAAGTCTGGGGGCGGATTCTTGACCTTTCAGCAACAATGGAATTGATTGAATCAGCAAAAGAGGGGGATGTGATAGAACCGGTCTTTTGTTCCATTTATCCATTACTTCTTTCAAGTGAAATCTTAGCTTTAACCCGTCTTCTGGGTGTATATCATACTTTTGTCGGTGGGACAGAAGACCGGTATCATAATATTAAACTTGCCGGGAGCTTGATCAATTTTACATTACTGATGCCCAATGAGGTTTTTTCATTTAACCAAAAGGTAGGAGAACCTACACCTGAGCGGGGATTTAAAAGAGCACCAATTATTATTAAGGATAAAATGGTTTTGGGTTATGGAGGTGGAATTTGTCAAGTCTCTTCTACGTTGTATAATGCAGCATTGCAGGCAAATTTAAAGATTATAGAACGGCATACCCATTCAAAAAAGGTGAATTATGTACCGCCGGGTAAAGATGCAACCGTAGCATATGACTATCTGGATTTAAAATTTATTAATTCTCTTGAATATCCTATTTTAATCCGGGTCTGGCTTAGGGGAAATAAGCTTATTATTGGGATCTATGGCCGGGAAGTTTGA
- a CDS encoding polysaccharide deacetylase family protein yields the protein MKIYVIRIRKNFYLTLAALLVIGLFWYTDFLTLIEIPVSGVSPYYHGNPSEAKISLTINVDWGEEYIPQILKILKEKDVNATFFITGRWASKFPDLVKRIYMDGHEIGNHGYSHLHPNRLSRKELIEHIKKNEEIIYGIIGVRTNLYAPPYGEYNKRVVTVADELGYKLIMWSADTIDWQRPAPQVIIDRVMRKASNGGIVLMHPIPQTVQALPIMINKLRAKGYELVTISELLKLVQPGEKDDSK from the coding sequence ATGAAAATCTATGTAATTCGAATTAGAAAAAATTTTTATTTGACACTGGCAGCTTTATTGGTGATTGGTCTTTTCTGGTACACAGATTTTTTAACTTTAATAGAGATTCCAGTAAGTGGTGTATCACCTTATTATCACGGTAATCCAAGTGAAGCAAAGATAAGTTTGACAATTAATGTAGATTGGGGAGAAGAGTATATTCCACAAATATTAAAAATTTTGAAGGAAAAAGATGTGAATGCTACATTTTTTATTACGGGACGTTGGGCCAGCAAATTTCCTGATCTGGTAAAACGGATTTATATGGATGGTCATGAGATTGGCAATCACGGATATTCACATCTTCACCCTAATAGGCTTTCCAGAAAAGAACTGATTGAACATATTAAAAAAAATGAAGAGATTATTTATGGGATTATCGGGGTCCGTACTAATCTATACGCACCTCCCTATGGAGAATATAATAAAAGAGTAGTTACGGTTGCAGATGAGTTGGGGTATAAGTTAATCATGTGGTCAGCTGATACCATTGATTGGCAGCGGCCTGCTCCTCAGGTGATTATTGATCGGGTGATGAGGAAGGCTTCTAATGGTGGAATAGTTTTGATGCATCCCATTCCGCAGACAGTGCAGGCTCTTCCGATTATGATTAATAAACTGAGAGCAAAGGGATATGAATTAGTAACTATTTCCGAGCTATTGAAGTTAGTACAGCCGGGTGAAAAAGATGATTCGAAATAA
- a CDS encoding YgiQ family radical SAM protein, with protein sequence MKKKREDFLPINAEDMKARGWDQLDILLITGDAYVDHPSFGVAIIGRLLEIHGYKVGIIAQPDWRDIKDFKAFGDKPPRLFVGITSGNLDSMVNNYTAARRRRKRDVYSPGGVGGKRPDRAVIVYANRVREVFGKVPIVIGGLEASLRRFAHYDYWQDRVRRSILLDSRADLIVYGMGERQVVEIAQSLESGIPIEYLTYLDGTVAKTKSLDGLKDFVELPSYEEVSTDKEKYALSFKLQYQEQDPFKGRPVVQKHGDWYIVQNRPAKPLATHELDRLYELPYTREYHPIYEKEGGIPALKEVKFSIVTHRGCYGSCAFCALVQHQGRIIQSRSKESILKEVRLLTKLPDFKGVIHDVGGPTANMYKTGCSRDGEGYCGKRNCLFPSPCPNLKKSHQEYIDLLRSIRQIPGVKHVFIRSGIRYDLLMADNESDFLKELCEHHVSGQLKIAPEHVSPKVLKAMRKPSFEVYAKFREEYKKVNKMLGKKQYLVPYFISSHPGCGLDEMIQLAEHIRDLKYNPEQVQDFTPTPMTLATCMYYTGIDPLTGEKIYVPKDMGEKRMQRALLQFRDPKNYDLVKKALKKAGRDDLIGSGKKALIPDRRPGAHRRKGQRRKKKC encoded by the coding sequence ATGAAAAAAAAGAGAGAAGATTTTTTGCCTATTAATGCGGAAGATATGAAGGCCAGAGGATGGGATCAGTTAGATATTCTTCTGATCACAGGTGATGCTTATGTAGATCATCCATCCTTTGGGGTAGCAATAATTGGGCGGTTACTGGAGATTCACGGGTATAAAGTTGGGATTATAGCACAACCCGATTGGCGGGATATTAAAGATTTTAAGGCTTTTGGGGACAAGCCGCCTCGACTTTTTGTAGGGATTACCAGTGGGAATCTGGATTCGATGGTCAATAATTATACTGCAGCTAGACGTCGTCGTAAAAGAGATGTCTACTCCCCGGGAGGAGTGGGTGGCAAAAGGCCTGATAGGGCAGTGATTGTTTATGCTAATCGGGTAAGAGAGGTATTTGGGAAAGTCCCCATTGTTATTGGAGGTTTGGAGGCAAGTCTCCGTCGTTTTGCTCATTATGACTATTGGCAGGATAGGGTACGCCGTTCTATACTTCTGGATAGTAGGGCAGATTTGATTGTGTATGGTATGGGTGAAAGACAGGTGGTTGAGATTGCCCAGAGCTTAGAGAGCGGAATCCCTATTGAATATTTAACTTATCTTGATGGGACAGTAGCAAAAACCAAATCTCTGGACGGATTAAAAGACTTTGTAGAATTACCATCGTATGAAGAGGTCAGTACCGATAAAGAAAAATATGCTTTGAGTTTTAAGCTTCAGTATCAGGAACAGGACCCCTTTAAAGGACGTCCTGTGGTTCAAAAACACGGTGATTGGTATATAGTTCAGAATCGACCAGCTAAACCTCTGGCTACCCATGAGTTAGATCGACTCTATGAACTGCCTTATACCCGTGAATATCATCCCATTTATGAGAAAGAGGGTGGTATTCCAGCTCTAAAAGAAGTTAAATTCAGTATAGTTACTCATCGGGGTTGTTATGGTTCTTGCGCTTTTTGTGCATTGGTTCAACACCAGGGTAGAATAATTCAGAGCCGCAGCAAAGAATCTATATTAAAAGAAGTCCGTCTTTTGACTAAGCTTCCGGATTTTAAAGGAGTTATCCATGATGTGGGAGGACCGACGGCCAATATGTATAAAACGGGATGCAGTCGTGATGGTGAGGGGTACTGTGGTAAACGGAACTGTCTATTTCCTTCACCTTGCCCTAATTTGAAAAAGAGCCATCAAGAATATATAGATTTGCTTCGCTCTATCCGTCAGATTCCAGGAGTAAAACATGTTTTTATACGTTCAGGGATCAGATATGATCTTTTAATGGCAGATAATGAAAGTGATTTTTTAAAGGAATTATGTGAGCACCATGTTAGTGGTCAATTAAAGATAGCTCCAGAACATGTCAGTCCCAAGGTTCTTAAGGCTATGCGCAAGCCGTCTTTTGAGGTTTACGCAAAATTTAGAGAAGAATATAAAAAAGTAAATAAAATGCTTGGAAAAAAACAGTATTTGGTTCCGTATTTTATTTCCAGCCATCCGGGTTGTGGTTTAGATGAGATGATTCAGCTGGCAGAGCATATCCGGGATTTGAAATATAATCCAGAACAGGTTCAGGATTTTACACCTACACCAATGACGCTGGCAACCTGTATGTATTATACTGGAATTGATCCTCTAACAGGTGAAAAAATTTATGTCCCGAAGGATATGGGAGAGAAAAGAATGCAGAGAGCTCTGCTCCAATTTAGGGATCCGAAGAATTATGATCTGGTTAAAAAGGCTTTGAAAAAGGCTGGCCGTGATGATTTAATTGGTAGTGGTAAAAAGGCACTGATTCCTGATAGAAGGCCCGGAGCACATCGAAGAAAAGGCCAGAGAAGGAAGAAAAAATGCTAA
- a CDS encoding N-acetylmuramoyl-L-alanine amidase produces MQVLFIFIKKKHLLIGLIIIFIFSIGMGFTANLTRLVFYSKLHKIVVIDAGHGSFDPGAYYKGLKEKDINLQVAFILKKLLENSNIEVVMTRTDDSLYNQNRREDIIYRVRKTNEVNADAFISIHVNKFPTSEPFGGQAYYYAGQESKLLAEKIQEQLKAIQPDNYRSVGRGNYYVLKHTKCPAVIVEIGFISNPIDRKRITDPEEQLRIAKAIRNGLIAFFHHQFEANKEQIKRIENNNNHESTNLSDSLELYFAKTTKNGEILLPVHIPLLKEKVLAVSTANKHLTILELIAIEAINQLIKGPENPNLAPVIPPGTVLKSIQINHGLAILNFNHKLVENHWGGAEGEQLTVESIVKTLTTLPGIERVQILVEGESGQTIAGHIIFDQPFTKEMFE; encoded by the coding sequence TTGCAGGTTCTATTTATATTTATTAAAAAAAAGCACCTGCTCATTGGCCTTATAATAATTTTTATTTTTTCTATTGGAATGGGTTTTACAGCCAATCTAACCAGACTGGTTTTCTACTCTAAACTCCATAAAATTGTTGTTATTGATGCCGGTCACGGTTCCTTTGACCCTGGAGCTTATTATAAAGGGCTTAAAGAAAAAGACATCAATCTTCAAGTAGCTTTTATTCTAAAAAAACTTCTTGAAAATTCGAACATAGAAGTAGTGATGACCAGAACAGACGATTCATTATATAATCAAAACCGCCGCGAGGATATCATTTATCGTGTCCGTAAAACTAATGAGGTCAATGCAGATGCCTTTATCAGTATCCATGTTAATAAATTCCCCACCTCTGAACCTTTCGGCGGTCAAGCCTATTATTATGCAGGTCAGGAATCTAAACTTCTGGCTGAAAAAATACAGGAACAGTTAAAAGCTATCCAACCGGATAACTATCGTTCTGTTGGCCGTGGTAATTACTATGTATTAAAGCATACCAAATGTCCCGCTGTCATCGTTGAAATAGGTTTTATCTCCAACCCCATCGATCGAAAAAGGATTACCGATCCTGAGGAACAACTTCGAATTGCCAAAGCCATACGGAATGGGCTCATAGCCTTCTTTCACCATCAATTTGAGGCTAATAAAGAGCAGATTAAAAGAATTGAAAATAATAACAACCACGAAAGTACGAACTTAAGTGATAGTCTTGAGCTATACTTTGCCAAAACAACTAAAAATGGTGAAATTCTACTTCCAGTCCATATACCACTTCTTAAAGAAAAAGTGTTAGCCGTTAGCACCGCTAATAAACATCTTACCATTTTAGAGCTTATAGCCATAGAAGCAATTAATCAATTAATTAAAGGTCCTGAGAATCCAAATCTGGCTCCTGTGATTCCTCCCGGAACAGTATTAAAATCTATTCAGATTAATCATGGATTGGCTATATTGAACTTTAACCATAAATTAGTTGAAAACCATTGGGGTGGCGCAGAAGGAGAACAGCTTACTGTAGAATCCATTGTCAAAACTTTAACCACTTTACCAGGCATCGAGCGGGTTCAAATCCTTGTGGAAGGAGAATCAGGGCAGACAATTGCTGGTCATATAATTTTTGATCAACCCTTTACAAAGGAGATGTTTGAATAA
- a CDS encoding helicase C-terminal domain-containing protein has protein sequence MFLEEFMASEVIEKLRIEIERANGHEVLVKGIINSSTGIIEELEILARGHSAAAPAITNTFGPATVLIHNHPSGRLVPSDADLRVASLVGNRGAGFLIIDNFVQEGYMVVEPYLPKERQRLKASEILQFFEPGGELSRGLSKYEYRPQQLEMVKTILFAFNNRRHLLVEAGTGTGKSMAYLVPAIFWAVKNNEKVVISTNTINLQEQLFFKDIPLLEKTLTPLLPREFKAVLVKGRRNYVCLRKLNFINQGHEDLKEEEKEVLREINYLVFKEDIGSKSEFPFQPDSELWDKIAAEAETCLRSKCPHYRGCFLQMARRKAAGADILIVNHHLLFADLSVRREKGDSEVAVLPRYKHLILDEAHNLEHVATEYLGCQLTRYSFLHYLQFIYNKKGKNREQGLLLGIRGSLSKANLSKEQKYEALRLIDIEIVPLFLKVQELGHHFFNQVADFAKAHQNNGENKLRLTKETIANPEWKNGVYPAADNLIGALNQLGQKMKILYEELTDLSEEDVPDYESLLVELEGRITQLQRILRTLEFIIGQEDEKFVYWVEVFYRKKKELFCTLQAAPLEIAKEIKEQIIEPLDTVIFTSATLTVQGSFEYIRRSLGLYDERVDDLMVGSPFNYREQALVAVVKDISAPNMTTYSKEVQNHLLELLEMMKGRTLVLFTSYRMLNNFYQALKEPLLEKGIKIYKQGEDSRLQIIKNFKEGERGVIFGTSSFWEGVDIQGDDLSCVVIMKLPFQVPSDPIVEAKVEKLEREGLNPFINFMLPNAVIKFKQGFGRLVRSKEDKGVVIVFDPRIYTKSYGRIFLKSLPENTKINIDSFDKISKRVKEFII, from the coding sequence GTGTTCTTAGAAGAGTTTATGGCATCTGAGGTAATTGAAAAACTCAGAATTGAGATTGAAAGAGCTAACGGTCATGAAGTTCTTGTTAAAGGTATAATTAACTCATCTACAGGGATTATAGAAGAGTTGGAAATATTAGCCAGAGGGCATAGTGCTGCTGCTCCGGCTATTACCAATACCTTTGGTCCAGCTACGGTTCTAATTCATAATCACCCGTCAGGCCGCTTGGTTCCTTCTGATGCTGATTTAAGAGTTGCTTCTTTAGTTGGGAACCGGGGAGCGGGTTTTTTAATCATTGATAATTTTGTTCAAGAAGGTTATATGGTAGTTGAACCATATTTACCTAAAGAACGTCAGCGTTTAAAGGCAAGTGAGATATTACAGTTTTTTGAACCCGGAGGTGAATTGAGCCGGGGTTTAAGTAAATACGAATATCGTCCACAGCAGTTAGAGATGGTCAAAACTATTCTCTTTGCCTTTAATAATCGCCGGCATCTTTTGGTAGAGGCGGGAACTGGAACAGGGAAGTCAATGGCATATCTGGTACCTGCTATCTTTTGGGCTGTAAAAAATAATGAAAAAGTGGTTATTTCGACCAATACCATTAACCTTCAGGAGCAGTTATTTTTCAAAGATATCCCACTTCTTGAAAAAACTTTAACACCTCTCTTGCCTAGAGAGTTTAAAGCTGTTTTAGTCAAGGGAAGACGGAATTATGTCTGTCTTCGGAAATTGAATTTTATTAATCAGGGCCATGAAGATTTAAAAGAAGAAGAGAAAGAGGTTTTAAGAGAGATAAATTATCTGGTATTCAAAGAAGATATCGGTTCAAAGAGTGAATTTCCTTTTCAACCTGATTCTGAGCTCTGGGACAAGATTGCTGCTGAGGCAGAGACCTGTCTAAGGAGTAAGTGTCCCCACTATAGGGGTTGTTTTTTGCAAATGGCAAGACGTAAGGCTGCAGGTGCAGATATACTCATTGTTAATCACCATCTCCTTTTTGCTGATCTGTCTGTTCGACGAGAAAAGGGAGATAGTGAGGTAGCTGTTCTACCCAGATATAAACATCTGATTTTAGATGAGGCCCATAACTTAGAACATGTAGCAACTGAGTATCTTGGTTGTCAGCTAACCCGCTATAGTTTTCTACATTATCTTCAGTTTATTTATAATAAAAAAGGCAAAAATCGTGAACAGGGACTTTTATTAGGAATCAGAGGTTCTTTAAGTAAAGCAAATTTGAGCAAGGAACAAAAATATGAAGCGTTGAGGCTGATTGATATTGAGATAGTACCACTTTTTTTGAAGGTTCAGGAATTGGGACATCATTTCTTTAATCAGGTGGCAGATTTTGCAAAAGCACATCAAAATAATGGAGAGAATAAACTGCGTTTGACAAAAGAAACTATAGCCAATCCTGAATGGAAGAATGGGGTTTACCCTGCTGCTGATAATCTTATAGGGGCATTAAACCAGCTTGGCCAGAAGATGAAGATACTTTATGAAGAATTAACAGACCTTTCCGAAGAAGACGTACCGGATTATGAAAGTCTTTTGGTGGAACTGGAAGGTCGAATTACCCAATTGCAGCGAATTTTAAGGACTCTAGAGTTTATTATAGGTCAGGAGGATGAAAAATTCGTCTATTGGGTGGAAGTATTTTATCGGAAGAAAAAAGAACTTTTCTGTACTCTTCAGGCTGCTCCTTTGGAGATTGCTAAAGAGATTAAAGAACAAATAATAGAGCCATTAGATACGGTAATCTTTACTTCAGCTACTTTGACCGTTCAGGGAAGTTTTGAATATATAAGGCGGAGTTTAGGTCTTTATGATGAAAGAGTTGATGATTTAATGGTAGGATCTCCTTTCAATTATCGTGAACAGGCCCTGGTAGCTGTGGTAAAAGATATCTCTGCTCCCAATATGACTACCTATTCTAAAGAAGTTCAAAACCATCTTTTGGAATTGTTAGAGATGATGAAAGGTAGAACTCTTGTCCTTTTTACTTCCTACCGCATGCTAAATAATTTTTATCAGGCATTAAAAGAACCTTTATTGGAAAAAGGGATTAAAATATATAAACAGGGTGAAGATTCGCGTTTGCAGATTATTAAAAATTTCAAAGAAGGTGAACGAGGTGTAATTTTTGGAACCTCCAGTTTCTGGGAAGGAGTGGATATTCAAGGAGATGATCTCTCCTGTGTAGTTATTATGAAATTACCTTTTCAGGTACCTTCAGATCCTATTGTGGAAGCTAAAGTTGAAAAGTTAGAAAGGGAAGGTTTAAATCCTTTTATAAATTTCATGCTGCCAAATGCGGTAATCAAATTTAAACAGGGTTTTGGGCGATTGGTCAGGTCAAAGGAAGATAAGGGAGTGGTGATTGTTTTTGATCCGCGAATATATACCAAATCTTATGGGCGAATATTTTTAAAATCATTACCTGAGAATACAAAAATTAATATTGATTCTTTTGATAAGATTTCCAAAAGAGTTAAAGAATTTATAATTTGA
- a CDS encoding cell wall hydrolase — MKNWMTRFLYILIIVFSFSLFVSSPLVVAGVKPVFRLVYIVQEGDNLTTIAKKFKTTVSLLKKANKLTDKSILLPGDELFIPFDDESFEQKIEWPDTTLYSNSEPEFKIMDWQEYPVRIKQDPIKVNIPKSQRVIYHVKKGDSLYTLAREFNTTVAVIKALNNLESSIIRIGQQLILPTIGLTPKQVLAKTITPYELNLLARVVHGESRGEPYLGKVAVAAVILNRVLSPHFPNTIEDVIYQPGQFESVSNGQFNLHPTPSAYKAAREALNGFDPTLGALYFINPRVAKNTWWFKQRQKTVTIGNHVFAK; from the coding sequence ATGAAAAACTGGATGACTAGATTCTTATATATTCTAATTATAGTATTTAGTTTTTCACTTTTTGTAAGTTCACCATTGGTTGTGGCCGGTGTTAAACCAGTTTTTCGTCTGGTTTATATTGTCCAGGAAGGCGATAATCTTACTACTATTGCCAAAAAATTCAAAACAACTGTATCTTTATTAAAAAAGGCAAATAAATTAACAGATAAATCAATCTTATTACCTGGTGATGAGTTATTTATTCCTTTTGATGATGAGTCATTTGAGCAAAAAATAGAATGGCCTGACACTACTCTTTATTCAAATTCAGAACCTGAGTTTAAGATAATGGATTGGCAGGAATATCCTGTAAGAATAAAACAGGATCCTATTAAAGTTAATATTCCTAAAAGTCAGCGAGTGATTTATCATGTCAAAAAGGGTGATAGTTTATATACTCTGGCCCGTGAATTTAATACTACCGTGGCTGTAATTAAGGCGTTAAATAATCTTGAAAGTTCCATCATAAGGATTGGTCAACAGCTCATTTTGCCTACTATTGGATTGACGCCTAAACAGGTTCTGGCAAAAACTATTACACCTTATGAGCTTAATCTGCTGGCCCGAGTAGTTCACGGCGAATCCCGGGGAGAGCCGTATCTAGGAAAGGTTGCAGTAGCTGCAGTAATTTTAAATCGGGTCTTAAGTCCTCATTTTCCCAATACCATTGAAGATGTGATTTATCAGCCCGGTCAATTTGAATCTGTCAGCAATGGTCAATTTAATTTACATCCTACCCCTTCTGCGTATAAAGCTGCAAGAGAGGCTTTAAATGGTTTTGACCCAACATTAGGGGCCCTCTACTTTATTAATCCCAGAGTTGCTAAAAATACCTGGTGGTTTAAGCAAAGACAAAAAACAGTCACCATAGGTAATCATGTATTTGCAAAATAG